ATACAGGAAAAGAATAGCTCCTTTTCTCCGGCACGGAAAGTGAAATGAATATCCATCGGTGAACTTACCGACGGCAACAGTTTCACATAATAGATAGCAAACGGGATAAATAGCAAAGGCGGCACCAGTTTACGACTAAGCTTCCCCTCCTTCGTCACTGTAAAGTTCAAGCCCGTGTAACGAACCTTCGCCAAATCAAGAAAGTTTTCGATAAATGAAATTTCAGAGATAAGCAGTACCTTCTCCCGCTTTCCGTCATACAGCTGATAACGAAGTAGCTTACTCAATTTCATCAATATCATAGAAGCCTGCCCAGGGTCATTGGGTGTTTGCTCCCCTGCTTCGTCAAGCATATTGAAAAGGAACTCCGGATTTATCTGATCCTTCAAAGATTCCAGCTCCGTTTTCAGGCTCTCTTTCTCCAGTTCGTTCTTCCGCTTGCTGAACTGCATCCAACGGCGCAACAGAATCGTAATGGACGTCCCGGCAATCAGAAGTGCATACAGGAAGAAGTTTCCAGCTATTTCCATCGCCGGTATCCGGTCTTTATAGAAATAAGAATAATGTGTCGGCTCCTGGTCGTAATACCGCGTTACTCCATAATCGGCCCCCAAAGAGATCAGTATCATCAGGAAGATGAGCAGGGAGACAGTAATCGTGTAAAGCACATACCGGTTCTTCAACAGCAGTTCCGGCAACAAAACATACAGATGCAGATAAACTCCTCCCAGATAAGAAACAAGTAATGCCAGGCTAACATACCAAACCATATGATCCACCTGATCCAAAAAAACCGCGCAGGTAAGAAAAGGCAGATTGAACGACACGAACACGAAAAACAGTATAAGCAGCAAATGTCTCGCTACCCTGTATTTCCTGTCGATCAGAAAATTGATCATAAAACTATTATAGGTCCCTTCCGACTTCGGCATAACACGAACTTAATTTATATATGAGAAGTAAAGGTGCTACATTTCCCGGTAATAACAAAACGATCCCACCCGATTTATCAAAAATGTCATCGACTTAGAAACCATATTTCAAGGCCAGACTTGCATAAAAGGAAGGCATGAAATGCGGATCATATTCATCTCCTTTGAAGAATGCTTTCAATGTCCGGTCGCTATAATAAGCGGCACGGTAAGCCGACACTCCGACCGTCAGCGGGATGGAGAACGATTTCGACAAGACCAGTTCGGGTTGAAGTCCGCAGACGACATACTGCTGTGTAAATATCTGATCTTTCCCGCCATGCTCCACCAAAGCCATCATTCCGCCCATCGAAGCGATCAGCTTCAGGCGCATCAACTTATGCAGCTGGA
This is a stretch of genomic DNA from Parabacteroides chongii. It encodes these proteins:
- a CDS encoding sensor histidine kinase, with protein sequence MPKSEGTYNSFMINFLIDRKYRVARHLLLILFFVFVSFNLPFLTCAVFLDQVDHMVWYVSLALLVSYLGGVYLHLYVLLPELLLKNRYVLYTITVSLLIFLMILISLGADYGVTRYYDQEPTHYSYFYKDRIPAMEIAGNFFLYALLIAGTSITILLRRWMQFSKRKNELEKESLKTELESLKDQINPEFLFNMLDEAGEQTPNDPGQASMILMKLSKLLRYQLYDGKREKVLLISEISFIENFLDLAKVRYTGLNFTVTKEGKLSRKLVPPLLFIPFAIYYVKLLPSVSSPMDIHFTFRAGEKELFFSCICFAPGITDKDPENGRELEDIRHRLSLLFKESYTLDTVDEGAICRTNLYIKL